A genomic region of Micromonospora sp. NBRC 110009 contains the following coding sequences:
- a CDS encoding vWA domain-containing protein → MSSAGWMLAHAARANQAVTATIAFGSDATLLVPPRQHPQQVLELRADGGSTAFTDAVKLADELLQLRQPGRLRMLTVVSDGDLPDIAPAQRLITTLHRAGCAVLWLRPADLPGHTFTDTTTLTVADPVQAIGHIADAAVAALERA, encoded by the coding sequence ATGTCGTCGGCCGGGTGGATGCTCGCCCACGCCGCCCGCGCCAATCAGGCGGTCACCGCCACCATCGCCTTCGGCAGCGACGCCACCCTGCTCGTCCCACCCCGCCAGCATCCCCAGCAGGTCCTCGAGCTGCGGGCGGACGGCGGCAGTACGGCGTTCACCGACGCGGTGAAACTCGCCGACGAGCTACTGCAGCTGCGCCAGCCCGGCCGGCTGCGGATGCTCACCGTCGTCTCCGACGGCGACCTGCCCGACATCGCACCCGCCCAACGGCTGATCACCACCCTGCACCGGGCCGGCTGCGCCGTGCTGTGGCTGCGCCCCGCCGACCTGCCCGGGCACACCTTCACCGACACCACCACCCTCACCGTGGCCGACCCCGTGCAGGCCATCGGGCACATCGCCGACGCCGCGGTCGCCGCCCTCGAGCGCGCCTGA
- a CDS encoding AAA family ATPase, whose protein sequence is MDPATPPDPSDTTPPPADGRRPGYLYRQVAAHLAAHPDQVFKVGELTAAIGAPSTGAVFEALKKMAAAGYATHTTGPHRFQITQAGVDAAGTLPPPAPRTPRQGRRGAGRRQPVTRPNGDLYFPRKLAGATDVDVLRRLREKRIPVLLYGPPGTGKTALVEAAFPDLLTVAGTGDTVVEDFLGNFIPLPDGGFEFVYGPLVTAMREGRALLVDDATLIPPKVLAVLYPAVDGRRVITIPGYRNERVDAADGFYVIAGHNPGVHGAILTEALASRFDVHIEVTTDWDLARHLGVPSPAVAAAVALNGDLAAGRVSWAPQLRELLGFARVRKTLGLPAAAANLAGRAPEEDREQVLAALRQHFGTEITPLTLGKQR, encoded by the coding sequence ATGGACCCTGCAACCCCACCCGACCCGAGCGACACCACCCCGCCGCCAGCCGACGGACGCCGGCCCGGCTACCTCTACCGGCAGGTCGCCGCTCACCTCGCCGCGCACCCCGATCAGGTGTTCAAGGTCGGGGAACTCACCGCGGCGATCGGCGCCCCGTCCACCGGGGCGGTGTTTGAGGCGTTGAAGAAGATGGCCGCGGCCGGATACGCCACCCACACCACGGGCCCGCACCGGTTCCAGATCACGCAGGCAGGTGTCGACGCCGCCGGGACTTTGCCACCGCCCGCCCCGCGTACACCCCGCCAAGGACGTCGCGGGGCGGGTCGGCGGCAGCCGGTCACCCGCCCTAACGGGGACCTGTATTTCCCGCGAAAGCTCGCGGGGGCGACCGATGTGGACGTTCTGCGCCGGCTACGCGAAAAGCGTATACCGGTGCTGCTCTACGGCCCGCCCGGCACCGGCAAGACCGCCCTCGTCGAGGCCGCCTTCCCGGACCTGCTCACCGTCGCCGGCACCGGCGACACGGTGGTGGAGGACTTCCTCGGCAACTTCATCCCCCTCCCGGATGGCGGGTTCGAGTTCGTCTACGGGCCCCTCGTGACGGCTATGCGCGAGGGGCGGGCGTTGCTGGTCGACGACGCGACCCTCATTCCGCCGAAGGTCCTCGCGGTGCTCTACCCGGCCGTGGACGGTCGGCGGGTTATCACCATCCCCGGTTACCGCAACGAACGCGTCGACGCCGCCGACGGCTTTTACGTCATCGCCGGCCACAACCCGGGCGTGCACGGCGCGATCCTCACCGAAGCCCTCGCCTCCCGGTTCGACGTGCACATCGAGGTCACCACCGACTGGGACCTCGCCCGCCATCTCGGCGTCCCCTCCCCTGCGGTGGCCGCCGCCGTCGCCCTCAACGGTGACCTGGCCGCCGGGCGGGTCAGCTGGGCGCCGCAGCTACGCGAGCTGCTCGGCTTCGCCCGCGTCCGCAAAACCCTCGGCCTGCCCGCCGCAGCCGCCAATCTCGCCGGCCGCGCACCTGAGGAGGACCGGGAGCAGGTCCTCGCCGCACTGCGGCAGCACTTCGGCACCGAGATCACCCCGCTGACCCTCGGCAAGCAGCGCTAA
- a CDS encoding DUF4314 domain-containing protein, whose protein sequence is MSAINNNDGEDAVSYQPGDRVALEHTGDPHTRLRPGDEGTVRRYDPCHQVLDVRWDSGSRLAMLLGAGDRVRRLPDAGWERVLEALRTAGAAAGRDAAAWWAQDTIGGRATGDVAGAAREILAAIEAGREIDGLPAADRYSLADDADRYAEHAPPGAPAWERLTAQRCDQARWAWGDGYDGAAEAEAARQCRVVLHADGDDRDLRHVYPDRVRLGGPGVFAGDWAWTPNEHGQLRIPVGFVGTLVDTWNGWAVFTCTREVAEAIIADQHDARDRYRQHLAADGITGERQEQMVDESMARLRFDGDVIVADETRVHDDPEAVDSITPDADGRYTVMGRAWTWIAVHPYDCDRIAGHIPHPPAPEA, encoded by the coding sequence GTGAGCGCCATCAACAACAACGACGGCGAGGACGCTGTGAGCTACCAGCCGGGCGACCGGGTCGCGCTCGAGCACACCGGCGACCCGCACACCCGGCTGCGGCCGGGCGACGAGGGCACGGTGCGCCGCTACGACCCGTGCCATCAGGTGCTGGACGTGCGGTGGGACAGCGGCTCCCGGCTGGCGATGCTGCTCGGCGCGGGTGACCGGGTGCGTCGCCTTCCCGACGCCGGCTGGGAGCGGGTGCTCGAGGCGCTGCGCACGGCCGGGGCGGCCGCCGGGCGGGACGCCGCCGCATGGTGGGCGCAGGACACCATCGGCGGGCGCGCCACCGGCGACGTGGCGGGGGCCGCCCGGGAGATCCTCGCAGCCATCGAAGCGGGTCGGGAAATTGACGGGTTACCGGCCGCCGACCGGTACAGCCTGGCCGACGACGCCGACCGCTACGCCGAGCATGCCCCGCCTGGCGCGCCGGCATGGGAGCGGCTCACCGCGCAGCGGTGTGACCAGGCGCGGTGGGCGTGGGGCGACGGGTACGACGGCGCCGCCGAAGCCGAGGCGGCCCGGCAGTGCCGCGTGGTCCTGCACGCCGACGGCGACGACCGGGACCTGCGCCACGTGTACCCGGACCGGGTGCGGCTGGGCGGGCCGGGCGTGTTCGCCGGCGACTGGGCGTGGACACCCAACGAGCACGGGCAGCTGCGCATCCCGGTCGGGTTCGTCGGCACCCTGGTCGACACGTGGAACGGGTGGGCGGTGTTCACCTGCACCCGGGAGGTGGCCGAGGCGATCATCGCCGACCAGCACGATGCCCGCGACCGCTACCGGCAGCACCTCGCCGCCGACGGGATCACCGGTGAGCGCCAGGAGCAGATGGTCGACGAGTCCATGGCCCGCCTGCGCTTCGACGGCGACGTCATCGTGGCCGACGAGACCCGGGTGCACGACGACCCGGAGGCCGTCGACAGCATCACGCCCGACGCGGACGGCCGGTACACCGTGATGGGCCGCGCCTGGACCTGGATCGCGGTGCACCCCTACGACTGTGACCGCATCGCCGGCCACATTCCCCACCCGCCCGCACCCGAGGCCTAG
- a CDS encoding C40 family peptidase: MSARALATLAAAVVAVVVLCAGGVGALFTGGGTAAAACYGAVGAGSTIAVSPPAAGAAGWNSDQVANAAVIVAVGADLKVPPRGWVVALATAMQESTLRNLPGGDRDSVGLFQQRPSQGWGTPAQLRDPRYAAGRFYQALLAVDGWQAMALTDAAQAVQRSAYPGAYARWEDDAIALVRVLTGGTPAGPVAADLEQAMSNPLCLFDGGDGQPGSEQVPLPAGFALPPGTPGQVVTAVGWALAQLGTPYTFGGDCTAPHSGVPARQCDCSSLVQQAYRVAGVGLPRTTSEQVDAGQPVTDYRDLRPGDLLFIPGSRGSAARPGHVGMYLGQGLIVQAPHSGDVVNLTRLSGWAAQLAAVRRVVI; this comes from the coding sequence GTGAGCGCCCGCGCCCTCGCCACCCTCGCGGCCGCGGTTGTCGCGGTGGTGGTCCTGTGCGCGGGCGGGGTCGGCGCGTTGTTCACCGGCGGCGGCACCGCCGCGGCTGCCTGCTACGGCGCCGTCGGCGCCGGGTCCACCATCGCCGTGTCTCCGCCCGCGGCCGGTGCCGCTGGGTGGAACAGCGACCAGGTGGCCAACGCCGCCGTGATCGTCGCCGTCGGCGCGGACCTGAAGGTTCCGCCTCGCGGCTGGGTCGTCGCCCTGGCCACCGCCATGCAGGAGTCGACCCTGCGCAACCTGCCCGGCGGGGACCGCGACTCGGTCGGGTTGTTCCAGCAGCGCCCGTCGCAAGGCTGGGGCACCCCTGCCCAACTGCGGGATCCGCGCTACGCGGCCGGGAGGTTCTATCAGGCGCTGCTGGCCGTGGACGGCTGGCAGGCCATGGCCCTGACCGATGCCGCCCAGGCGGTGCAGCGATCCGCCTACCCCGGCGCCTACGCCCGCTGGGAGGACGACGCGATCGCGCTTGTCCGCGTCCTGACCGGCGGCACTCCCGCCGGGCCTGTCGCCGCCGATCTGGAACAGGCCATGAGCAACCCGTTGTGCCTGTTCGACGGCGGCGACGGCCAACCCGGCAGCGAGCAGGTGCCGCTACCGGCCGGTTTCGCGCTGCCGCCGGGCACCCCGGGACAGGTGGTGACGGCGGTCGGCTGGGCCCTGGCCCAGCTCGGCACCCCCTACACCTTCGGCGGGGACTGCACCGCACCCCACTCTGGTGTGCCCGCCCGCCAGTGCGACTGCTCGTCGCTGGTGCAGCAGGCGTATCGGGTGGCCGGTGTTGGCCTGCCGCGGACCACGAGCGAGCAGGTCGACGCGGGCCAGCCTGTCACCGATTACCGGGACCTGCGGCCCGGGGACCTGCTGTTCATTCCCGGGAGCCGCGGCAGTGCAGCCCGCCCCGGCCACGTCGGCATGTACCTCGGTCAAGGACTGATCGTGCAGGCCCCGCACAGCGGCGACGTCGTCAACCTCACCCGCCTGTCCGGATGGGCCGCGCAGCTCGCCGCCGTGCGCCGCGTCGTGATCTGA